GTTTCAAACCCCTGATGTTTATAGTTTACCAGATGGGAATGCCGTGGCGATCGCCGTTCCTGCCCCGACTTTGGCTTCTGGTTCCCCTAGTCAAAATCGTGGTACAGTTGTAATTGATCCCGGACATGGAGGTAGGGATCCTGGAGCCATTGGTATTGGGGGAGTACAGGAAAAAGGAATTGTTTTAGAAATTTCTCAGGAAACGGCACGGGTTTTGAGACAGGGGGGTTATCAAGTGGTGATGATGCGCACCAGTGATGTTTTTGTTTCCCTTGAACAACGGGCAACACTGGCAAATAATAGTAATGGGGATGTTTTTGTTAGTATTCATGCCAACGCTGTGGGGGGCAATCGTCCTGAAGTCAATGGCTTAGAAACTTACTATTTTCAAACAGGAAGACTTTTAGCCCATACTATCCATCGTAATATTTTACGTCGCTTGAATGTGCGCGATCGCAATGTACGCCAAGCCAGATTTTATGTACTTCGTCATACAACTATGCCAGCGGTATTGGTGGAGGTTGGTTTTTTGACGGGTTCTATTGATAATCGTAATTTATCTAATCCTAGTTATCGTCGCCAGATGGGAGAGGCGATCGCCCATGGTATTATGGAGTACCTAAGATAATTGACGTTATCCTTACTTTCTATTATGGGAATTGGTGCGATCGCACATCATTGGCATATTCAGTGACAGATTGAGAAATAATGGTTTTTAAATTGGTATAAACCTTGGCAAAGGGGGGAACCTTGGAGGATAAACCCAACAAATCCGCTGTCACCAATACCTGTCCATCACAGTCTTTTCCTGCACCGATACCAATGGTGGGAATGGAAAGGCTATCGGTAATTTTTTGGGCTAAGTCGGCGGTAATATGTTCCAATACTATGGCAAATGCCCCTGCTTTTTCTAAAGCCATCGCTTGATTAAAGATGGTTTCTTGGGCGATGGCACTTTTGCCCTGTTGCTTATAACCCAAAACCCTTACAGACTGAGGGGTTAAGCCCACATGACCCATTACAGGGATACCAATTTCCGTTAACCTACTCACTGTTTCCACCATGGCAGGATAACCCCCCTCTAGTTTTACCGCATCCGCATTGGTTTCCTTGATAATTTTTCCTGCCGACTCAATGGCTTGAGATATGGAAGTTTGATAGGTCAAAAAAGGCAAATCGCATACCACAAAAGAACGTTTTACCCCACGACACACCGCCTGAGTATGGTGTATCATCTCCTCAAGGGTAATGGGTAGGGTGTTATCATGCCCCAAAGCCACCATTGCTAAGGAATCCCCCACCAAAATTAAGTCAATGTCCCCTTGATCAAGCAAAGAGGCGATCGCATAATCCCACGCCGTTAAGCAGACAATGGGCTTTTTTTCCTGTTTCCACTGACATAATTTTTGAATAGTGACTTTCATCCGTTAAATAATTGATAATAAAAAATGGGTAATTGATAGTTTTACGAGTGGTATTGCTTAAGTTAGATCTACAATCTGACTGGATACTTCAAATATTACCACTATTGCCCATTCCCTATTCCCCATTGCCCGCCTAAACTTACAATTATCGCTACATTTCTGATTTTATTGTTTAGAATTGTTACAAAAATCCCCTTTTTTCTTATGGTTGAAAGGTTATTAGGGTATTATAAAGATAGGTTATTAATAATGGAAATCTGTACTTTTAATTTTAAAAAAGTTTAGCCTCCCATTGTCTAAATGATAACATGCCGTTCAACCCGGAACAATAAAAACGCCCCGAAAAAGGAAAAATCGTAACATATCTTGACAAAATCCACAGCCAAGATAGATGTGAACTCCTAACCATTTTCCTGATAAATTAATGGCAGTAAAAGAATAAAGCAATCAAACTGAATTATTTATGAGTATTATAAAAATCTCTACAACCCCTTTTGACGATCAAAAACCGGGGACATCAGGACTACGTAAAGCCGTCACCGTATTCCAAAAATCCCACTATTTAGAAAACTTTGTTCAATCAATTTTTGACAGTCTGCCCGAACTAAAAGGAAAAACCCTCGTGCTAGGGGGAGATGGACGTTATTATAACCGTCAAGCCATTCAAACCATCCTCAAAATGGCATCCGCCAATGGTGTAGGGCGTGTTTTAGTTGGTTGTGATGGTATTTTATCCACCCCCGCCGCCTCCTGCCTAATTCGTGGTAACAACGCCTATGGTGGCATCATCCTTTCCGCTTCCCATAACCCTGGAGGAGAAAACGGTGACTTTGGCATCAAATATAACGTTACCAATGGTGGCCCAGCGCCCGAAAAAGTAACCGAGGCAATTTACCAGCGCACCCTAACCATCCAAGAATACTTTATCCTCGAATCAGCGGACATCAACCTGAGTAACCAAGGTTCATTTAAACTGGGTGATATGGATGTGGAAGTAGTGGATTCCGTTAAACCCTACATTGAATTAATGGAGTCTCTTTTTGACTTTGATTTGATCAAAAAAATGCTCACTGGTGGTCAGTTCAAAATGTGTATGGATTCCCTCCATGCCGTGACAGGACCCTATGCCAAAGCAATTTTTGAGCAAAAACTAGGGGCAACGGAAGGAACCGTAATTAACGGCACTCCCCTAGAGGATTTTGGGGGTGGACATCCTGACCCCAATTTGGTTTATGCTAAGGGATTGGTGGATATTCTGTTTGGGGATAATGCCCCCGATTTTGGTGCTGCTTCCGATGGTGATGGCGATCGCAACATGATTTTAGGCAAACATTTCTTTGTCAACCCTAGTGATAGTTTAGCCGTGATTACCGCCAACGCCCACCTCGTCAAGGGCTACAAAGACGGATTAGCAGGGGTTGCCCGTTCCATGCCCACCAGCGCCGCTGTGGATAGGGTAGCCGAAAAACTAGGTATCGACTGTTACGAAACCCCCACAGGTTGGAAATTCTTTGGTAATCTCTTGGATGCCAACAAAGCCACCATTTGCGGAGAGGAAAGTTTCGGTACTAGCTCTAATCATATCAGAGAAAAAGATGGACTCTGGGCGGTGCTCTTCTGGTTAAACATCCTTGCAGTGAGGGGAGAATCCGTGGAGCAAATCGTCAAATCCCACTGGCAAACCTACGGGCGTAACTTCTATTCTCGTCACGACTACGAGGAAGTAGCCACCGAAGGCGCCAATGAATTGGTCAATCAACTACGCAGTCAATTTGATACCCTCGTAAGTAAAACCTATGGTAAATATACCGTTCAATATGCTGATGATTTTAGTTACACTGATCCTGTAGATGGTAGCATATCAGAAAAACAAGGGGTTCGTATCGGCTTTAGCGATGGTTCAAGGATCATTTTCCGTCTTTCTGGTACAGGTACAAAAGGCGCCACGGTGAGGGTATATTTAGAAAGTTATGAACCTGATAGCAATAAGCAAGATTTAGACACCCAGGAGGCGCTCGGGGATTTAATTCAGGTAGCCGAAGAGATTGCCCACATCAAGAAATATACCAACAGAGATAAACCCACCGTAATTACCTAATGATCAATAACCCAGCGCTTTGATGCACCCCTGCCAAGTTTGGGGAAGTAATATGAAATATGAAAGTCCCCCAGAATTGGGGGATTTAGGGTGCTACCCATCGCTTTGATGCCCAAGTTTGGGGGGGGGAAATGCAAAAGTCCCCCAGCATTGGGAGAAGTGAGTGGTTAACCTATCAAAGTTTCTAATTTTGCCAAAACTTCATTAATAAGTGAAGACGGGGATTCTTCGACAAAAGTAGTTTGTCTAGCAACACAATCAACTGCCCTAATTTGATCAACTAAAACAACTCCATGGGTTTGCATTTGTGAAGGTAATTTAACCTCAAAAACCCATCCTTTTTGACGACTGGTAATCGGACAAATTAAAATAATTTTGGAAATTTGATTATAGGCAATAGGTGATATAACAAGAGCAGGACGATAACCTGATTGTTCGCTACCAGTACGGGGGTTCAATTCGAGTTTAACAATATCACCACGTTGGGGAATGCGATTATCAACTTTTACCAAATTTCTTCTCCGATTGTGTCACCCCAATCTAATTCATCATGTTGCATTTCAGGGGTAACATTTTTTAATAATTCTTCTAGGGTATATTTTGGTTTGGCAGGGGTAAGAATAATTTTATTATCTTCAATGGAAATATTTAATAATTCTCCTTCTTGTAAGTTAACCTGTTGAGTTATGGTTTGAGGAAGTCTAATGCCTAATGAATTCCCCCACATACTTATCTTCTGGGTAATCATTTTTTTTGCTCCAGACAAAATGTTTATACATTAAATATATCATTTGACGATAAAAGGGGAGATTAGCAATAACGATAAATTTTATCCCGAACTCAGGTTAATTAAACTCCAAAAATCACGAGGTTTGAGAATTAATACATCTTGAATAGGATTCAAAACTAATAAATCATCATCACCAGTAATTAGGTAAGAAGCATTACCATTTAAAGCTAAATCGATAAATTTATTATCTTTCTCATCTCGACATAAATTAACTCTTTGAATAATTGGCACACAATGCCAGTTTATTTTTATTCGCTCTGATAATCCATCAATCTCTTTTGGCGTAATATATTTAGCAAATTTAGTTCTACTTAAAACAGATGACAACTCGCTTAACGTATCATGAGAATACAGAATAATTCCTCTATTTTCCCCCCAATTTAACACCTGCGCAGGAATAGAATTAGGGGCAAGAATAGAACTAATAAGAATATTAGTATCTAAAACTAAGCGAATGGAGAAGTCAATCATCTACTAATAATTCTTGTAGTTTATCCTCCGTTAAACCCTTTTCTAAGGCTCGGTTGCCAATATCTGCTCTAAATTGTTGAAATTCTTGAAGATTGATGCTGGTAATTCTTTGATAATCTTCCATCGACATAATAACTGCAACATCACGATTTTGTTTTTGTATGGTGATGGGTTCACGTTGTGCTTGATTAATGATATTGCCGAAGGTTTGTTTCGCTTCTGTGGCAGAGACAAATCGCATAATTTATCGGGGCATTAGCAATGTTTATTATTATTTTATTGTAAGTGAAATAGATAAAATAGACAAAATGAATGATTACTTCTTATGAGGTGCAGGGAGAATAAAATATGGAAGTCCCCCAGAATTGGGGGATTTAGGGGGCTAACCCAGCGCTTTGATGCGCGCCCCCCCCGCATACTTTCTCCATGAGCTTTGGTATAATGAGCATAAATATATTGAACTCCAAAAGTGCCGACAGTACTATATATCAAAGGTTGAGGATTATTCTTTTATGCCAATGAAGGAAATGAACCAATGCACATCCATTGTCAAAAAGGTGATATGGAATGTAAGTATTGGCTAAATCCAGAAATGTTTGAAATCCAAGAGGCTTATTCTTATGAGATGAATAAAAACAGTGTTAGGGAAATTAGAAAATTGACATACTCACCCGTTAAGCTAACGCTGTAACGGGCGATTCTGAACAGCCAATTGCTTGACCATTTATCCACTCAAACAACGATAGTTGCAGAGGGTTGCTAGGCTCAACGACTAACGCCATTGATTTCTCCCGTTTTTTAGACGAATCTGTTAATTCAGATTTAGCCGTAACTTTCTGATTATCCACCAGTAGCTTGGATGGACTAATTCCAAGTATTTCTAGTCCTTTCATTCCAATATTTACACTTGCCTGATTGTCTGCATCCGCAATGAATCCGCAATTAGTACAAACAAACTTTTCTTTATTCCTACTAGCGGAGTCAACATGACCACAATTTGAGCAAGTTTGTGATGTAAATTTAGGGTTAACTTCAGTTACAATACAACCAAACTTCTCAGCTACCTGTTGTATTTTTAATACCAATTCACCCCAAGAACAATCACGAATCAATCTATTTAATGCTCTTTTTGCTGATTGACTATTTCTTAAATATTTACCGTTTTCATCTTGTTTAGGTTTACATCTTTTGCTCATTCCTTGGATGTTTAAATCTTCCAGAACAATGACATCAGCTAACCTAGTTAAATGGTGGGCAATATTCCATTGATAGTTAGTTCTCCTATTAACTATTTTTTGGTCAATTCTTGCCAAATTTTGATATGCTTTTTTTTGATTTTTAGAACCTTTCTTTTTACGACTAGCTCTACGTTGTCTAATAGTTTTAGTGCGTTCTAATTGCTTTTCAAAGTTCGGGTTTTTAATCTGTTCTCCATTACTTAATGCCAACAATTTCTTTATTCCCAAATCAACCCCTATTACAGATTTTACTTGGTCTAAATCTTTTGGTTGTGATTGTGGAATAGATTTATCCTCAAGGGTAATAGAGACATACCACCCATCTGCTTTTTGCCTAACTGTGACCGAACGTAAACTAAACCCTTCGGGTATTTGACGAGACTGAAAAAATCTCATCCAACCGATAGAAGGAAGATAGATTTTATTGCCTTTTAATTTTACTTGATTAGGCGGATAGTTAAAACTTTTAAACCGTTGTCTAGTTTTAAATTTAGGGTATCCTCTCCCATCAAAAAAGTTCTTAAATGCTGTGTCTAATTTACGCAAATTTTGCTGTAAAACTGTTGAATGGATTTGTTTATACCAACTCCGAGTTTTCTTTAAATTTGGCAATTCTGACGACTGTATCTCGTAGGCACTCCGTTTTTTATCTCCCTTAAAAGGTTCTCCTAAGTTCGAGTTTTTAGACACTGAACAAGTCAATGGACAACATTCTGCTTTTGTCCTTAAATCACAGTAATTCCCTAGCTTAGGTTGCTTTACTTGGTCATAGCTTTCAATTCTATCTCTAAGACAAAAATTGTAATGAGAGCGAAGCATATCAAGCCAATTCGCCATCATTTGTTGCTGATAGCTACTTGGTTTTAACTTGTACTTATATGCTTTGTTCATTTTTTTTGTTATCCTAAAGATATATTTATTATATCTTTTTTATAGAAACATGGTTAAAAAAACTCAAATTAATTTAAAGTTGCCTGAGTTTGAATATCGGGTGTTGGAAGATTACTGTCAAAGAACAGGGAGGTCTAAAACAGAGATTTTAAGAGAGTTTATTCGTTCTCTCGAAAACTCTGGGAAGTAAGGACTCGCTGTCGCTCGATTTGTTTATCGGTTCGTTTACATCCCCCGTTGATTTCAGTGGGTATTTTTTCGGGAGAAATTCAAAGGGGGTCTTTCACTCACATTTAAGATAACTTATCAAAACTTGGATGATCTTATTGAAGCGTGGATCAACTTTCACGGAGAATAAATAATGGAAAAACTACATCACATCGAAAAAATTGAATTTCATAATGATTATTTAATATTATCCGTAGATAATAAGCACTATTCTTTTCCTCTTTCTGAAATATCCCAAAAATTGCTAAATGCCACAGAAATCGAGCGAAATCTTTATAGAGTATCGGCTTCTGGTTATGGTATCCATTGGTTAACTCTTGATGAAGATTTATCCATTGATGGTTTACTCAAACTAAGGCAATATGACCAGCCCAGCGCCCTGCTACAATAATGATGTTGTCGTGGCAGTTGTAACTTCCGCAAAACCCAGAACCATTACAGATGTGGTTCTACAGCAATGGCAAGAAAGTGGTTTAAAAGTCCCCCAGAATTGGGGGATTTAGGGGGCTACCCACCGCTCTGATGCCACCCTGCCCCCCAAGTTTGGGGGGAGAAATACAAGAGGTTTCCAAAGGAGATTTAGGGGGTTACCCATCGCTTTGATGCCCCCCTGCCCCCAAGTTTGGGGGGAGAAATGCAAGAGGTTTTCAAAGGGGATTTAGGGGGCTACCCACCGCTCTGATGCCACCCTGCCCCCCAAGTTTGGGGGGAGAAATGCAAGAGGTTTTCAAAAGGGATTTAGGGGGCTACCCATCGCTCTGATGCCCCCCTGCCCCCCCAAGTTTGGGGAGAGAAATGCAAGAGTGTTTATGGTGCTAAACTCTGTAAGTCATCACAATAACGGCTAATTTGGATAATGACTTTATCAATATTATTCAGTACTTCCTCGTTCTTGAAGCGGATTACTCGATAACCATGCTCTGCCAGTTTTTCTGTTCTACATTGGTCATATTCTTGTCTATCATCATGATAACTACCGTCTATCTCAATTACTAATTTTATGGAGGGGCAGTAAAAATCTAAGATAAAATCACCTACTGGATGCTGACAACGAAATTTTAAGCCATGGACTTGTTTATTACGTAGTCTTTCCCACAGGGCTTTTTCTGCCGGGGTTAATTGGTGTCTCAATCTCTTTGCCGCTTCTCTGACTTCGGGTGTTGTCCCCCTAATGAAGTTCATGATTTTCTGCTTATCAATTACGTTAATTATTTTAGATTATAAAATCAAAAAAGTCCCCCAGAATTCGGGGATTTAGGGGCTACCCACCGCTTTGATGCCCCCCCTGCCCCCCAAGTGTGGGGTGAGAAATGAAAAAGTCCTCCCTACCTCTCCTCTTATTAATCTTTCTCATGATATTTTTCCCGCAGGAGTTAATCAGTATCTTGTTTGTTTGAGGGCTTCTTTTATTTGTCCCTTATAAAACCAATTATTTTTTACGGTAATTAATTCATAAAACAAAAAAATTCCCCCGGTTATGAGGGAATTAACTTAGTATTTATCGTTATAAATATCCTGAACTCTAAAGGAGATTTAAAATTACACTGTTAGCATCAACCACAGTAGCAACTCCAGTTCCAGAATCAGCTAAGAAGCCACGACCAGCAACTTCTGCATCAATACCAGAGTATGCGGCACGTCTTGCAGTTGTATCAAGAGCATTGGTAAAGATGTTGGCACTTTGGATTCTATTGTTTAAAGTCTGGATGTCAGTTCCTTCAGCACCTAAAGCAATCTCGAGAGCTGCACTAGCAAGAGTTACACTGCCATTGTCTAACTGTTCAGACCAGAAAGCTAAACCAGTGGCATCAGCATTTCTGCTAAAGCTGAACTGATAAATTTGATTAATCATGGCATTACCCATTAAGTTACCAAAGATGCTTTGAGCTTCGGTAGAATTACCAAAATCATTAACAATGGCATTATAAGCAGTTAGGGCATCACCTTCTAAAACGTCACCACTCTTAGGAGAGTAGCTGATACCAGCATCCCCTAATACGCCATTCCAGAATTCTAAACCAGCAGGATCTCCTGGGCGACCGTAGTAGGCAACATAAGCAAGTTGTGCGCTAGTTCCATCAAGAGTCAAAGGTGCTAATCCAGAAGTATCGACGATTTGAGTGCTACGATCTAATTCGTCAATAATTATTCTTTGACCTGCAGCTTCCACAGTAAACGCATAGTTGAAAGAACGGAAAGAATCAGTATTGTTTTGATTAAAGAAGGGATTTAGTCCTGTAACAATAATACCATCATCTAAAAATTCTCCCACATCGCCACCATTAATGGTGAGAGTAATTGAGGCTGTACTAGGGCTAGTAGCAACAAAAGTTACATTCGATCCACCTGGGGTATTATTAGAAAATTGGATTATTTCCCCAGTTCTCGCATTTTTTAGGGCAAAAGCTGGAGCACCTTGACCATTTTGACCAGTTGTGTTAAATACATCAGCATTGGCAGTTATTGTAGAACGAATAATAATCTCTGAGGTATCAAAATCAGGATCTATGTCCGTAAAAGTAACTCGTGCTTGGTCAGCAGCATAGACGGGTTCACTACCAAATAATCCCACAAGAAAGTTATCATTTCTATTTAAAGAACCACTGAAAGATGCTATGTCATTGGCTGCAGCTCTTTGAATCCTAGAATAGTTGATTCTGCTAAAAGTATTAAAAGAATCAGGACTGGAAAGCTGATATGCGAAACTCTCATCACCCAACTCATCCCCAAAATCTAGGGCACCTAGAGTTCCCGTTCCTCCTTCCAGAGCCGTCAATACAAGTCGATAGGTTCTACCAGCACTTAAAGCACTGCTGGGTACAATAAATTCCGCAAAGTTGTTGTCCAAAACAATTCTAGAGGATGGATTTATACCCCCAGAGTTAACAACTTCTCCTGTTGCGGTGTCGACTACTGCATAGGCAATATTCTTTTCGTTCAGATCAGAAGAAGTAAATTGAAATCTCTTACTACCAACACTGTCACTGGTAATGGAGAATTCAAACTCATCTATAGGTAATATTCCCTGACCTGTAGCAGTAGAAAAGTCGGGTCCTGGAGCATCAGGAATAGCGGCTAAAAAATCTGTGCTTTCAAAAGTTCCGTTTAATGAAATCATTGGTTTTCTTTAAGTTATTTCAAGAAGTTGATCTGTATTTTTAGACTAAAAATTATTCTGACTAATATTATCATAGTTATCAAAAACTTGTCAATATTTTTCAGAATGGAGTTAAAACTTATTATAATGACTGAAATCTAAAGATTTGAGCCTAATTTAAAAACATATTTTATAATCATATCTTGACCTTTTTTAAGAGTAAGATATGAACGTTTTTAATTACTTTTTTAAAAGTATTTTTGTTTAACTCCTCACACGCTCCTAAATATTAAGAGATGTTCTATTACGATTAAGATTATAGCGATAATAACCGAAAATGATACATTTATTTCAAAAAATATATATTTTCTTGGTTTTTATTATGCCCTCTCATTATCAATGCCTATCATGATACATAAAATGTAATATTTGTTCCCACTTTTTTTTATTTTGGTGGGGGAGCATCAGGGCGTTGGTTTTGCCCCCTAAATCCCCAAACTTGAGGGTCAGGGAAGGCATTAGGGCGTCGGGTTCGCCCCCTAAATCCCCCAATTCTGGGGGACTTTGATGGTTTAAGGCGATCTTATTGATGGATTAAAGGGCGATCGCGCTTAGGATAATTTGAGAGTATTTATGTATTGCTCCCCCCAAACTTGGGGGGCAGGGGGCATCGGAGCGTTGGGTTTGCCCCCTAAATCCCCCAAACTTGACGGTCAGGGAAGGCATTAGGGCGTTGGGTTTGCCCCCTAAATCCCCCAATTCTGGGGGACTTTAATGGTTTAAGATGATCTTGTTGGTAGGTTAAAGGGCGATCGATTATCAGGTTATTCTCATTGTGAGTATGATAGAGAAAAAACCCATTTAGAACTAAGATGGACAATACAATGAATATTCGTGAACAAGTTTTAACAGAAATAAATCAACTACCCCAAGAGAAATTAAATTTAGTTTTGGAATTTGTCAATACTCTAAAATATAGCAATGGCAATAGAAAAGAAGAAATAACAAAAGATCCTCTAGCAAAGTTTATTGGAGCCGTTAGCCAAGGAGACATAGCAAATAATCTGGATGAAGATTTATATGAGTAATTCTTTGTTTATTGACACTTGGGGATGGCTGACTCTCAATGATCAAAAAGAAACCTTACATAAAGAAACAGTTAACTGTTATCGTCAATGTTTAAAACAGCAATGGACTTTTGTTACTAGCGATTATGTTTTAGATGAAACATTTACTTTATTTTTTAAAAGACTTAGTCGTTATCAAGCCCAGAAATCATCTCAGGCACTATTAGATAGTTTTCAAGAGGATAATTTTCGGTTAATTAACGTTAATCAAGAACGATTTTATCAGACAGTAAAACTAAGAAACCAATATTTGGATAAACCTCGTATTTCTTTTACCGATTTATCTTCAATGGTAATAATGCGGGAATTTAACATCATCCACATCTTAACCAATGACTCCCATTTTGAGCAAGTAGGAATGGGGTTTATTCATCTGCCTTTAGAATAACTTGAGAGTGTTTATGTATTGCGCCCCCCAAACTTGGGGGGCAGGGGGGGTATGAGGGCGTTGGTTTTGCCCCGCAAATCCCCCAAACTTGAGGGTCAGGGGGGGCATGAGAGCGTTGGTTTTGCCCCGCAAATCCCCCAATAAGGGTCAGGGAAGGCATCGGAGCGTTGGGTTTGCCCCCTAAATCCCCCAATACTGGGGGACTTTGATGGTTTAAGACGATCTTGTTAATAGATTAAAGGGCGATCGCACTTAGAATAATTTGAGAGTATTTATGTATTACTCCCCCCAAACTTGGGGGGCAGGGGGGGCATTAGGGCGTTGGGTTTGCCTCCTAAATCCCCCAAACTTGGGGGGCAGGGGGGCATCAGAGCGGTGGGTTTGCCCCCTAAATCCCCCAATTCTGGGGGGCAGGGGGGGCATCGGAGGGGTTTGCCCCCTAAATCCCTACCCCTCTGCTTATACATATAACAGTAAGATGAGAGTTATGGCTGTTAGGGGAAAACCAAAGCGAAAGTGTTCCCAAAATGAAAGATTATAACCCTCAGATTTAGCCGCTTCCACCATGATTAAATTAGCCACGGAACCAAATAGGGTTAAATTACCTGCAAGGGTGGCACTGGAGGCGAGTAAAATCCAATTTTGGGGATTGTCTACCATAAAGTCTTTGATCAGTAAAACCGTAGGCACATTGGAGATGAGATTGGAAAGGATGGCGGTGACGGTAACTAAACCCCAAGGATGGGAGACGTAGGGGATGAATATATCTAGTAAATCTAAGTTTTGTACACTGCGGGTAAGGATGAATAAGCCAGAAAACATGAGTAGTAACGACCAGTTTATTTCTTGTAATACTTTTTGGGGTTTGAGGCGACGGGTAATCAGAAGTAAGGCGGCGGCGATGAAGGCACTTTCGGCAAGGGGCATTCCTATGACAAAACTGATTAACATGATAGTGGTAATGATTAATGTTTTGATCAACAGGGGTTTATGGATTTTGATGGGGGGAAGATTGGTAATGGTGAGGGGTAAGGGCGATCG
The sequence above is a segment of the Cyanobacterium stanieri PCC 7202 genome. Coding sequences within it:
- a CDS encoding N-acetylmuramoyl-L-alanine amidase (PFAM: N-acetylmuramoyl-L-alanine amidase; Localisation of periplasmic protein complexes~COGs: COG0860 N-acetylmuramoyl-L-alanine amidase~InterPro IPR002508~KEGG: cyc:PCC7424_3123 N-acetylmuramoyl-L-alanine amidase~PFAM: cell wall hydrolase/autolysin~PRIAM: N-acetylmuramoyl-L-alanine amidase~SMART: cell wall hydrolase/autolysin~SPTR: N-acetylmuramoyl-L-alanine amidase), translating into MIFKSIILAGLMFPWWCLSVWAGSLQYWRFNQNLSRLEIVTESNVTPRAQLMANPTRLVVDLPNTQVGETLRQEVSSYVREVRVGQLNNQTARIVVELSGNYTMRPWQVRVRSLAPNRWYVQLPKFQTPDVYSLPDGNAVAIAVPAPTLASGSPSQNRGTVVIDPGHGGRDPGAIGIGGVQEKGIVLEISQETARVLRQGGYQVVMMRTSDVFVSLEQRATLANNSNGDVFVSIHANAVGGNRPEVNGLETYYFQTGRLLAHTIHRNILRRLNVRDRNVRQARFYVLRHTTMPAVLVEVGFLTGSIDNRNLSNPSYRRQMGEAIAHGIMEYLR
- a CDS encoding ketopantoate hydroxymethyltransferase (PFAM: Ketopantoate hydroxymethyltransferase~TIGRFAM: 3-methyl-2-oxobutanoate hydroxymethyltransferase~COGs: COG0413 Ketopantoate hydroxymethyltransferase~InterPro IPR003700~KEGG: syp:SYNPCC7002_A1829 3-methyl-2-oxobutanoate hydroxymethyltransferase~PFAM: Ketopantoate hydroxymethyltransferase~PRIAM: 3-methyl-2-oxobutanoate hydroxymethyltransferase~SPTR: 3-methyl-2-oxobutanoate hydroxymethyltransferase;~TIGRFAM: 3-methyl-2-oxobutanoate hydroxymethyltransferase), with product MKVTIQKLCQWKQEKKPIVCLTAWDYAIASLLDQGDIDLILVGDSLAMVALGHDNTLPITLEEMIHHTQAVCRGVKRSFVVCDLPFLTYQTSISQAIESAGKIIKETNADAVKLEGGYPAMVETVSRLTEIGIPVMGHVGLTPQSVRVLGYKQQGKSAIAQETIFNQAMALEKAGAFAIVLEHITADLAQKITDSLSIPTIGIGAGKDCDGQVLVTADLLGLSSKVPPFAKVYTNLKTIISQSVTEYANDVRSHQFP
- a CDS encoding phosphoglucomutase/phosphomannomutase alpha/beta/alpha domain I (PFAM: Phosphoglucomutase/phosphomannomutase, alpha/beta/alpha domain III; Phosphoglucomutase/phosphomannomutase, alpha/beta/alpha domain II; Phosphoglucomutase/phosphomannomutase, C-terminal domain; Phosphoglucomutase/phosphomannomutase, alpha/beta/alpha domain I~COGs: COG0033 Phosphoglucomutase~InterProIPR005844:IPR005845:IPR005846:IPR005843:IPR 016066:IPR005841~KEGG: cyt:cce_0606 phosphoglucomutase~PFAM: phosphoglucomutase/phosphomannomutase alpha/beta/alpha domain I; phosphoglucomutase/phosphomannomutase alpha/beta/alpha domain II; phosphoglucomutase/phosphomannomutase alpha/beta/alpha domain III; phosphoglucomutase/phosphomannomutase~SPTR: Phosphoglucomutase); this translates as MSIIKISTTPFDDQKPGTSGLRKAVTVFQKSHYLENFVQSIFDSLPELKGKTLVLGGDGRYYNRQAIQTILKMASANGVGRVLVGCDGILSTPAASCLIRGNNAYGGIILSASHNPGGENGDFGIKYNVTNGGPAPEKVTEAIYQRTLTIQEYFILESADINLSNQGSFKLGDMDVEVVDSVKPYIELMESLFDFDLIKKMLTGGQFKMCMDSLHAVTGPYAKAIFEQKLGATEGTVINGTPLEDFGGGHPDPNLVYAKGLVDILFGDNAPDFGAASDGDGDRNMILGKHFFVNPSDSLAVITANAHLVKGYKDGLAGVARSMPTSAAVDRVAEKLGIDCYETPTGWKFFGNLLDANKATICGEESFGTSSNHIREKDGLWAVLFWLNILAVRGESVEQIVKSHWQTYGRNFYSRHDYEEVATEGANELVNQLRSQFDTLVSKTYGKYTVQYADDFSYTDPVDGSISEKQGVRIGFSDGSRIIFRLSGTGTKGATVRVYLESYEPDSNKQDLDTQEALGDLIQVAEEIAHIKKYTNRDKPTVIT
- a CDS encoding transcriptional modulator of MazE/toxin, MazF (PFAM: PemK-like protein~COGs: COG2337 Growth inhibitor~InterPro IPR003477~KEGG: cyh:Cyan8802_1228 transcriptional modulator of MazE/toxin, MazF~PFAM: PemK family protein~SPTR: Transcriptional modulator of MazE/toxin, MazF) encodes the protein MVKVDNRIPQRGDIVKLELNPRTGSEQSGYRPALVISPIAYNQISKIILICPITSRQKGWVFEVKLPSQMQTHGVVLVDQIRAVDCVARQTTFVEESPSSLINEVLAKLETLIG